The sequence below is a genomic window from Nicotiana tomentosiformis chromosome 6, ASM39032v3, whole genome shotgun sequence.
TTTCTATGTATAACTTGAATTCAATAGATGTGCAGTGTTTGAGTACAAAATCCAATTCTCGGAATTGACAATTGGCATCATTGAGAGAACTAATCCAATAACAGTCAAAAATGGAATTAATTTCCTGAAAccaaaaagaattaaaaaagacTCTTTTGTATTCTTTTTTGCATGAAATTATGCAATCTTGTGAGTGCAATTTCTAGTGTTTGTTCACTCATATTAGCAAAACAAACTCTAAACCAACCAGGCTCTGAACAATGACAAGAAGATCCTGGAGAAATATTCAGCTTCACTTCACACAATATTGAATTCCAAAGTTCCAATTCACATTCCCTTGTTGGCTTATCCAATAATTGACTCAAATTCATCCAACAAAATAAACCTGCATTTCCTTTCAAACATTCAATTCCAGCACTCCTCAACCCATCAATTATCATTTCATATCTCTTTCTCAATCTCTCGCGATTCGTCTTAATGTATTTGTTCGTGAAATTCTTGTCTGATAACATGGACGCCAAGAGTTGTTGTGTCTGAGAAGAAATTAAGGTAAAACTCGACATTCTCCTAGCTGTTGTGACAACCTTATCATTGTATGAATAAATTGTCCCAACTCGAAATCCAGGTAATCCTAAGTCTTTAGAAAGGCTATACACAATGTGAACTCTCTCTGAATCCTTGTAATTTCTTGATTCAAGAATTTCAGCAATGCTAATGAATTCTGAGGAACAGAATACTGAACCAGAATAGATTTCATCTGAGACAAGATGGATGTTTTTTCGAACCGCGAATTCGAGAATTTCCTCAAGGATTGATCTTTGAATTGTTGCTCCTAAAGGATTTGAAGGGTTTGTTATAAGTATTCCTctaactttgatgttattggatttTGCTTCCTCATAGGctgattctaaggcttgtggtgtaacttggaaattatttgaactgTCACAATGGACTGGAATTATTTTTACACCTGTTCTCCACCTCAAATCTCTGTCAAACCtgtaaaaattaaattaaaaggaGGATCATAAGTTAATAGCATAACATAGTACCTAAGTTGTGATCAGT
It includes:
- the LOC104119568 gene encoding 1-aminocyclopropane-1-carboxylate synthase 7-like: MAIEIEKSTVKLSKVAVSDTHGENSPYFAGWKAYDENPFDEVHNPSGVIQMGLAENQVSFDLLEEYLEKQTEEASCGSGRISSFRENALFQDYHGLLSFRKAMASFMEQIRGGRAKFNPERIVITAGATAANELLTFILADPGDALLVPTPYYPGFDRDLRWRTGVKIIPVHCDSSNNFQVTPQALESAYEEAKSNNIKVRGILITNPSNPLGATIQRSILEEILEFAVRKNIHLVSDEIYSGSVFCSSEFISIAEILESRNYKDSERVHIVYSLSKDLGLPGFRVGTIYSYNDKVVTTARRMSSFTLISSQTQQLLASMLSDKNFTNKYIKTNRERLRKRYEMIIDGLRSAGIECLKGNAGLFCWMNLSQLLDKPTRECELELWNSILCEVKLNISPGSSCHCSEPGWFRVCFANMSEQTLEIALTRLHNFMQKRIQKSLF